In Flavobacterium gelatinilyticum, a genomic segment contains:
- a CDS encoding DUF1214 domain-containing protein — MIKTITFTKGQTLPVKGFCLLILYDDHHFFASNEFKRYSLGTKNKNLKYNAHGSLTLYVQNSKPDSDKIDNWLSARKGTFSLYVRCYWPEEKL, encoded by the coding sequence ATAATAAAAACCATTACTTTTACAAAAGGACAAACTCTTCCTGTCAAAGGATTTTGTTTACTTATCCTTTATGATGATCACCACTTTTTTGCATCAAATGAGTTTAAGCGTTACTCTTTAGGAACAAAAAATAAAAATTTAAAATATAATGCTCACGGCTCACTAACGCTGTATGTGCAAAACTCCAAACCAGATAGTGATAAAATCGACAATTGGCTTTCCGCTCGAAAAGGCACTTTTTCTTTATATGTACGGTGTTATTGGCCTGAAGAAAAACTTTAA
- a CDS encoding phosphatase PAP2 family protein codes for MKKIIIIVILQFLTCSVFGQNTVPKHSIITDTVKNIRFNYKQLIIPGILIGYGFWGNESGQIKSFNNQIRDEFTEDIDCKISIDDFSRYAPAVSVYALNAFGVEGKNNMRDRSVILITSTIINVGTVFALKSLSNVERPDGTSNNSFPSGHTAIAFAGAEFLYQEYKDKSIWYGVAGYAVAAGTGIFRMYNNRHWLTDVAAGAGIGILSTKIAYWVNPYITRKLWHGEHKKSMSFIAPSYDGKNLTICYFKTF; via the coding sequence ATGAAAAAAATAATCATTATAGTTATTTTACAATTTTTGACTTGTTCCGTCTTTGGGCAAAATACTGTTCCAAAGCATTCTATAATAACTGATACCGTAAAAAACATTCGTTTCAATTACAAACAGCTTATTATTCCCGGAATTTTAATTGGATATGGTTTTTGGGGAAATGAAAGCGGACAGATAAAAAGTTTCAACAATCAAATACGTGATGAATTTACAGAAGATATTGATTGTAAGATTTCGATAGATGATTTTTCGAGATATGCTCCTGCTGTTTCAGTTTATGCACTTAATGCGTTTGGGGTTGAAGGAAAAAATAATATGCGTGACCGTTCTGTAATTTTAATCACTTCAACAATTATAAATGTGGGAACTGTTTTTGCTTTAAAATCACTCAGTAATGTGGAACGTCCTGATGGAACTTCAAACAATTCATTTCCTTCAGGTCATACCGCTATTGCTTTTGCAGGCGCAGAATTTTTATATCAGGAATATAAAGACAAATCAATATGGTACGGCGTTGCGGGTTATGCAGTTGCCGCAGGAACCGGAATATTTCGCATGTACAATAACAGACACTGGCTTACAGATGTTGCCGCAGGTGCAGGAATTGGAATTTTGAGTACCAAAATTGCGTATTGGGTAAATCCCTATATTACAAGAAAATTATGGCATGGCGAACACAAAAAATCGATGTCTTTTATAGCTCCATCTTACGATGGTAAAAATTTGACAATCTGCTATTTCAAAACATTTTAA
- a CDS encoding response regulator transcription factor: protein MKILIIEDEQEIAQSIKEYFKTNGVQCETAENYDLALSKIDSYDYDCILLDLMLPDGDGFDILKELKAKNKTEGVIIISAKENLETRLEGFNLGADDYLTKPFHLAELLVRMQALIRRKNFKGSNSITFNEIVIEIFSKTVFVNDIKLDITKKELDLLLFLIGNENKVLSKSSIAEHLSGDMADMLDNHDFIYAHIKNLKKKLTQAGSGDYIKTVYGLGYKWENE from the coding sequence ATGAAAATTCTTATTATTGAAGATGAGCAAGAAATTGCACAAAGCATCAAAGAGTACTTTAAAACAAATGGCGTTCAATGCGAAACAGCCGAAAATTACGATTTGGCACTCAGCAAAATCGACAGCTATGATTACGATTGTATTCTGCTGGATTTAATGCTGCCTGATGGTGACGGATTTGATATATTAAAAGAGCTAAAAGCGAAGAATAAAACAGAAGGCGTTATCATAATTTCGGCAAAAGAAAACCTTGAAACACGTTTGGAAGGATTTAATCTCGGCGCAGATGATTATCTTACCAAACCTTTTCATCTTGCTGAACTTTTGGTGAGAATGCAGGCGCTTATTCGCCGCAAGAATTTTAAAGGAAGCAACAGCATTACATTCAATGAAATTGTCATCGAAATTTTCTCAAAGACAGTCTTTGTAAATGATATAAAACTGGATATTACAAAAAAAGAACTGGATTTACTCCTCTTTTTAATTGGCAACGAAAATAAGGTATTATCTAAATCCTCGATTGCAGAACATCTTTCTGGCGATATGGCAGATATGCTTGACAATCATGATTTTATATATGCTCATATTAAAAATCTAAAAAAGAAACTCACACAAGCCGGAAGTGGCGATTATATCAAAACAGTGTATGGTTTGGGTTATAAATGGGAAAATGAATAA
- a CDS encoding sensor histidine kinase yields MNNKKLLRKTTNSFLLYAVIILLIAAPVFYYICQWLYVYETDEVLLFHKGAFINESHNNYTANDIAAWNKYNPNISIVKDMGVTKDSIVGKMIFEALANEKEPFRILYAPVDINGKRYTYIEKRNLVEMEGMVFSVAVMFLFIIIILLTGIIWISKRSAKIIWKPFYNTLSQIEDFEIDKSNPPHFIPTDIDEFARLNKSLESLIEKNTAIYKSQREFVENAAHELQTPLALFQTKIDILQQLELNEEQSTLVGSLNKDVSRLNRLNKNLLLLSKIDNESYLEKNTISLNEYFEKHLDFFTEQAKAKNLTIQTEFKDALSVQGNAALAEVLLNNLFLNAIRHNKKDGRIEIQIENNALRFTNTGQETALAAENIFNRFSKVNPSSQGNGLGLAIIKKICEINHWEIQYYFNENLHIFEVKF; encoded by the coding sequence ATGAATAACAAAAAACTACTTCGCAAAACAACAAACAGCTTTCTTTTATATGCCGTTATCATATTATTGATAGCTGCACCGGTATTTTATTATATCTGTCAGTGGCTGTATGTTTATGAAACCGATGAAGTACTGCTTTTTCATAAAGGCGCTTTTATAAACGAAAGCCACAACAATTACACTGCTAATGATATCGCCGCCTGGAACAAATACAATCCTAATATATCTATTGTTAAAGATATGGGTGTAACGAAAGATTCCATTGTGGGTAAAATGATATTTGAAGCTTTAGCCAATGAAAAAGAACCGTTTAGAATATTGTATGCTCCGGTTGATATCAACGGAAAAAGATACACCTATATAGAAAAGCGAAATCTGGTTGAAATGGAAGGAATGGTTTTTAGTGTGGCCGTTATGTTCCTGTTCATCATCATCATTTTACTTACCGGAATAATCTGGATTTCAAAAAGATCAGCAAAAATAATCTGGAAACCTTTTTACAATACATTAAGCCAGATAGAAGATTTTGAAATTGATAAAAGTAATCCGCCACATTTTATTCCAACCGATATTGACGAATTTGCGCGTTTAAATAAAAGTCTCGAAAGTTTAATCGAAAAAAATACAGCCATTTACAAAAGCCAGCGCGAATTTGTAGAAAATGCAGCACATGAACTTCAGACTCCATTGGCTTTATTCCAAACCAAAATAGACATTCTCCAGCAATTAGAATTAAATGAAGAACAATCGACTTTAGTTGGTTCTCTAAACAAAGATGTATCAAGACTCAACAGACTGAATAAAAATCTTTTATTGCTTTCTAAAATTGATAATGAAAGTTATCTCGAAAAAAACACCATTAGTTTAAATGAGTATTTTGAGAAACATCTTGACTTTTTTACAGAGCAGGCCAAAGCTAAAAACCTGACTATTCAAACTGAATTTAAAGATGCTTTAAGTGTTCAGGGAAATGCAGCATTGGCAGAAGTGTTATTAAATAATTTATTTCTAAATGCTATTCGTCATAATAAAAAGGATGGCAGGATAGAAATTCAAATAGAAAACAATGCACTTCGATTCACAAACACAGGACAGGAAACAGCCTTGGCAGCAGAAAATATTTTCAACCGTTTTTCAAAAGTAAATCCTTCTTCGCAGGGAAATGGACTCGGATTGGCGATCATTAAAAAGATATGCGAAATCAATCACTGGGAAATTCAATATTATTTTAATGAGAATCTGCATATTTTCGAGGTGAAATTTTAA
- a CDS encoding TonB-dependent receptor domain-containing protein has product MKSKTILLLSFLLIIVLQLSAQKKSVTISGIVKDSNSKTVIPYANVVLKSSKDSKIFFGTVSGEDGRFTIAAVNSGNYILEVSVVGFKTKSQTLFVGSLSDYLDLGNIEIQEDINTLSEVVVSSKTQQNPVTLDKKVFAVADNITQSGGSVLQSMQNLPGVTVQNGKVQLRGNDKVTILIDGKQTALTGFGNQSGLDNIPASAIEKIEIINNPSSKYDANGNAGIINIIYKKNKQDGLNGKIGISSGYGALWERQANLPTIRPQYKVTPKINPSLSLNYRKDKINAYLQADYLYAETLNKNEFVTRTYDDGNVINQQTKRNRDTHFTTLKTGIDWNYNDRNTFSFSGLYGREKIIDHGDEPFFNQDNTERLRLWQFLEDELKTTVMVSGSYQHKFKQAGRKLNAGINYTYHQEDEKYFFDNILPASTGRDAFKLLSDEKVIDLNLDYVQPLKYGRFETGIKFRNREIPTNMQFFPGENSPIDANAGGWATYKEIIPAVYGSYIYESERIEAELGLRYEYVDLKYDVNPNHPTYKSNGYNYTEPFPSVKLAYKIDDKNKFTAFYNRRVDRPNEVDIRIFPKYDDAEIIKVGNPALRPQYTSAFEAGYKTDFNKGYFLASLYYRVINGTITRIATTVPGSSIIYNVFQNALESSSFGAEIVYAKEINSWYSFNINGYIYKNTIDAFTVTNLYPVPSTYTGSLQEITSGNVKWNNTFLFNKTLSGQVSMVYLAPDIIPQGKIDSRFSTDLGVKKMVQKGKGEIFLNATDIFNTLVIKKEIQGEGFHYTSKDYYETQVVRFGYSYKF; this is encoded by the coding sequence ATGAAATCAAAAACAATACTACTGTTATCTTTTCTGTTGATAATAGTACTGCAGTTATCCGCCCAAAAAAAATCGGTAACCATTTCCGGAATTGTAAAAGACAGTAATTCTAAAACTGTAATACCTTATGCTAATGTGGTTTTAAAATCTTCAAAAGATTCTAAAATTTTCTTTGGCACCGTAAGCGGTGAAGACGGACGTTTTACAATTGCAGCCGTAAATTCAGGAAATTACATTTTAGAAGTAAGCGTTGTTGGTTTTAAAACCAAATCCCAAACCTTGTTTGTGGGCAGTCTTTCTGATTATTTAGATCTTGGAAACATTGAAATTCAGGAAGATATCAATACGTTATCCGAAGTTGTTGTCAGCTCAAAAACACAGCAAAACCCCGTAACATTAGATAAAAAAGTTTTTGCTGTTGCCGATAATATTACGCAAAGCGGAGGTTCTGTTTTGCAATCCATGCAAAATTTACCCGGAGTTACCGTTCAAAACGGAAAAGTACAATTAAGAGGAAATGATAAAGTAACCATTTTAATCGACGGTAAACAAACCGCTTTGACCGGATTTGGAAATCAGTCCGGACTCGATAATATTCCGGCTTCTGCTATCGAAAAAATTGAAATTATAAACAATCCATCTTCTAAATATGATGCCAACGGAAATGCCGGAATCATCAATATTATTTACAAAAAAAACAAACAAGACGGCTTAAACGGAAAAATAGGAATTAGTTCGGGATACGGAGCTTTATGGGAGCGTCAGGCGAATCTGCCAACGATAAGACCTCAATATAAAGTGACGCCTAAAATTAATCCGAGCCTTTCGCTAAACTACAGAAAAGATAAAATAAATGCTTATTTACAAGCCGATTATCTCTATGCAGAAACGCTTAACAAAAATGAATTTGTTACCAGAACTTATGATGACGGCAACGTAATTAATCAGCAGACAAAGCGAAATCGGGATACACATTTTACTACGCTTAAAACCGGAATTGACTGGAATTATAATGACCGAAATACTTTTTCTTTTTCCGGGCTTTACGGCCGTGAAAAAATTATCGATCACGGAGACGAACCCTTTTTTAATCAGGATAATACGGAGCGTTTGCGTTTGTGGCAGTTTTTAGAAGACGAGCTTAAAACAACCGTTATGGTAAGCGGTTCTTATCAGCATAAATTCAAACAGGCTGGCCGTAAATTAAATGCAGGAATTAATTATACGTATCATCAGGAAGATGAAAAATATTTCTTTGATAATATTCTGCCGGCATCTACGGGCCGCGATGCTTTTAAACTGCTTTCGGATGAAAAAGTAATCGACCTTAATTTAGATTATGTACAACCATTAAAATACGGACGTTTTGAAACCGGAATTAAATTTAGAAACAGAGAGATTCCGACCAATATGCAGTTTTTTCCGGGAGAAAATTCTCCAATAGATGCAAATGCCGGAGGCTGGGCCACTTATAAAGAAATCATTCCGGCTGTTTACGGAAGTTATATTTATGAAAGTGAAAGAATTGAAGCAGAATTAGGGCTTCGTTATGAATATGTTGATCTTAAGTACGATGTAAATCCAAATCATCCTACTTATAAAAGCAACGGATATAATTATACAGAACCTTTCCCAAGTGTTAAACTGGCTTATAAAATTGATGATAAAAACAAATTCACCGCTTTTTATAACCGCCGTGTCGACAGGCCAAATGAAGTCGATATTCGTATTTTTCCAAAATACGATGATGCCGAAATTATTAAAGTAGGAAACCCTGCCCTGCGCCCGCAATATACAAGTGCGTTTGAAGCAGGTTATAAAACCGATTTTAACAAAGGCTATTTTTTAGCCTCTTTGTATTACCGTGTTATCAATGGAACTATTACCAGAATTGCGACTACAGTTCCCGGCAGTTCAATCATTTATAATGTATTTCAAAATGCTCTGGAAAGTTCTTCTTTTGGTGCCGAAATTGTGTACGCAAAAGAAATCAATTCGTGGTATTCTTTCAACATCAATGGATATATATATAAAAATACAATAGACGCCTTTACGGTCACCAATTTATATCCTGTTCCATCAACTTATACGGGCAGTCTTCAGGAAATAACTTCGGGAAATGTAAAATGGAACAATACCTTTTTGTTCAATAAAACACTTTCCGGGCAGGTTTCTATGGTATATCTCGCACCTGATATAATTCCGCAGGGAAAAATAGATTCGCGCTTTTCTACAGATTTGGGTGTAAAAAAGATGGTTCAAAAAGGAAAAGGCGAAATCTTTCTAAATGCCACAGATATTTTCAATACGCTGGTAATCAAAAAAGAAATTCAAGGCGAAGGATTTCACTATACAAGCAAGGATTATTATGAAACACAAGTCGTTCGTTTTGGGTACAGTTACAAGTTTTAA
- a CDS encoding LTA synthase family protein, with the protein MNKLSSKFGRYSLLMHFIFWFLILSQFLRISFFLWQYSEVSWNIIDLLRTLLTGLFFDFGTVAFISICSVLYYTVMPNKWVGSFLDKILIYFFTSLTVFILVFTFFAELTFWDEFKTKFNFIAVDYLIYTHEVVANIQQSYPLPILIGGVLLLTFVFLFIFYKRGAFTTTFTSKASLKTRLSVLFCTIGIALFFGFFITNNQAEWSQNRYNSEISKSGIYSFFAAFRNNQMKYVDFYTSIHNDKAFGIIRKKLADPNSIYTRKDYSIHRKITDSNPSLENKNVVFVLVESLSGSFLKEFGNKENITPFLDSLAQKSIFFKNLYATGTRTVRGMEAVTLCIPPTPGQSIVKRPDNQNLYTVCSVFKSRKYDCNFFYGGDGYFDNMNAYFGGNGFNIYDRGRGSVLSDEIKTTRNNINDNEVTFENAWGICDEDIFNKMLKVADSQYKTGKPFFNFVMTTSNHRPFTYPSGKIDIPSGTSREGAVKYTDFALKELFRKAQTKPWFKNTVFVIIADHCASSAGKDEIDVANYHIPAFIVNLPENQKIKKQCSQIDLWPTLFSLFHWNYESDFFGKNVLDSQFEQRALMGTYRKLVLMKKEKVMILSDQKKQAFYSWNKEDNSLKSLPIDQSFLEETISWYQTADFLFTNKLLQ; encoded by the coding sequence ATGAACAAATTATCTTCAAAGTTCGGCAGATATTCACTGTTGATGCATTTTATTTTTTGGTTTTTAATACTATCTCAATTTTTAAGAATTTCCTTTTTCCTTTGGCAGTATAGCGAAGTTTCGTGGAATATTATCGATCTTTTAAGAACCCTGCTAACAGGTCTTTTCTTTGATTTTGGTACCGTTGCATTCATTTCCATTTGCAGTGTATTATATTATACTGTAATGCCAAATAAATGGGTAGGTTCTTTTTTAGATAAAATCTTAATTTACTTTTTTACATCCTTAACCGTTTTTATTCTTGTTTTTACCTTTTTTGCCGAATTGACATTTTGGGATGAATTTAAAACCAAATTTAATTTCATAGCCGTTGATTATCTTATATATACGCATGAAGTTGTAGCTAACATTCAACAGTCCTATCCCCTGCCCATTTTAATTGGCGGTGTATTACTGCTTACTTTTGTATTTCTGTTTATTTTTTATAAAAGAGGCGCTTTTACAACTACGTTTACGTCTAAAGCGAGTTTGAAAACGAGGCTTTCAGTTTTATTTTGTACGATTGGCATTGCTTTATTTTTTGGTTTCTTTATCACCAATAATCAGGCAGAATGGTCTCAAAACAGATACAATTCAGAAATATCAAAATCTGGTATTTATTCCTTTTTTGCCGCTTTTAGAAACAACCAAATGAAATATGTTGATTTCTATACTTCTATTCATAATGATAAAGCTTTTGGTATTATTAGAAAGAAATTAGCCGATCCTAATTCCATTTATACCCGAAAAGATTATTCTATTCACAGAAAAATTACAGACAGCAATCCATCTCTTGAAAACAAGAATGTTGTCTTTGTTTTGGTAGAAAGTTTGAGCGGAAGCTTTTTAAAGGAATTTGGAAATAAAGAAAACATCACTCCTTTTCTGGACAGTCTTGCCCAAAAAAGCATCTTCTTTAAAAATTTATATGCCACAGGAACCAGAACCGTGAGAGGAATGGAAGCCGTGACTTTGTGTATTCCGCCTACGCCGGGTCAAAGTATTGTAAAAAGACCTGATAATCAAAATTTGTATACCGTTTGCAGCGTTTTCAAATCCAGAAAATACGATTGTAATTTTTTCTACGGCGGCGACGGATATTTTGATAATATGAATGCCTATTTTGGAGGAAACGGATTTAATATTTACGATCGCGGACGCGGAAGTGTATTGAGCGATGAGATCAAAACTACTCGTAATAATATTAACGACAATGAAGTAACGTTTGAAAATGCGTGGGGAATTTGCGATGAAGATATTTTCAATAAAATGCTAAAAGTCGCCGATTCTCAATACAAAACCGGAAAACCGTTTTTCAATTTTGTAATGACAACATCCAATCACAGGCCATTTACTTATCCTTCGGGAAAAATTGATATCCCTTCTGGAACAAGTCGTGAAGGTGCCGTAAAATATACTGATTTTGCATTAAAAGAATTATTCAGAAAAGCCCAGACAAAACCCTGGTTTAAAAATACCGTTTTTGTAATAATTGCAGATCATTGTGCCAGCAGTGCCGGAAAAGATGAAATTGATGTGGCCAACTATCATATTCCGGCCTTCATTGTTAATTTACCTGAAAATCAGAAAATAAAGAAACAATGTTCTCAAATTGATTTATGGCCTACACTTTTTTCTCTTTTTCATTGGAATTACGAGTCTGATTTTTTTGGGAAAAATGTTTTGGATTCTCAATTTGAACAGCGTGCTTTAATGGGAACCTATCGAAAATTAGTCTTGATGAAAAAAGAGAAAGTAATGATTTTATCTGATCAGAAAAAACAGGCGTTTTATTCCTGGAATAAAGAAGATAATAGTTTGAAATCACTTCCTATAGATCAGTCTTTTTTAGAAGAAACAATTTCGTGGTACCAAACCGCCGATTTCCTTTTTACCAATAAACTTTTACAATAA
- a CDS encoding diacylglycerol/lipid kinase family protein codes for MIYIHFIINPISGSGKHNLSASYILSQFPKDQYKIEVDYTNQKKHAIELTKAAIAQNPDYIIACGGDGTINEVASSLIGTSVKLGIIPVGSGNGLASNLNIPRDFDKAIAIIKKGHATAMDVGQVNDKYFFSNMGIGIDALIIKKYERAGKRTLPAYIKAAMSSSLEFKTQKTIVHFDNQTLEINPLMLFISNSNEMGYNMSLTPKASLQDGLLDMIVIPKLSFLEKIMLGFNVLRNSIEKFKKAQHFLVKEIQIEMPSKIFIDSQIDGEQHNLKTNKLNIKILPGALNVLVDL; via the coding sequence ATGATTTATATTCATTTTATAATTAACCCAATTTCCGGAAGCGGTAAACATAATTTGTCTGCTTCTTATATCTTAAGCCAGTTTCCTAAAGATCAATATAAAATTGAGGTTGATTATACAAACCAAAAAAAGCACGCAATAGAACTCACAAAAGCTGCTATTGCACAAAACCCAGATTATATAATTGCATGCGGCGGAGACGGAACTATAAATGAAGTAGCTTCTTCGCTTATAGGAACTTCCGTAAAATTAGGAATTATTCCTGTAGGTTCAGGAAACGGACTGGCCTCTAATTTGAATATTCCAAGAGATTTTGACAAAGCAATTGCTATCATTAAAAAAGGGCATGCGACAGCAATGGATGTGGGACAAGTAAATGACAAATACTTTTTTAGCAATATGGGAATTGGCATTGATGCGCTTATTATTAAAAAATACGAACGAGCAGGAAAAAGAACACTTCCGGCTTATATCAAAGCAGCAATGTCTTCGAGTTTAGAATTTAAGACTCAAAAAACGATTGTACATTTTGACAATCAAACCCTTGAAATAAATCCGCTGATGTTGTTTATATCTAATTCTAACGAAATGGGTTATAATATGAGTCTTACTCCAAAAGCAAGTCTTCAGGACGGATTACTGGATATGATTGTAATTCCGAAATTATCTTTTTTGGAAAAAATAATGCTGGGGTTTAACGTGCTTCGAAATTCAATCGAAAAATTCAAAAAAGCACAGCACTTTTTAGTAAAAGAAATTCAAATTGAAATGCCGTCAAAAATCTTTATCGATTCTCAAATTGACGGAGAACAGCATAATTTGAAAACAAATAAATTAAACATAAAAATACTGCCCGGAGCACTCAACGTTTTAGTAGATTTATAA